DNA from Pseudomonadota bacterium:
GGCCACCGGCTTGACGTATCCCGTGCATCGGCACAGCGTGCCCGACAGGGCGTCACACACGTCGGCCTCGGTGGGCTGCGGTTTCTGCGCGAGCAGCTCGCAGGCCGCCATGACCATGGCGGGGGTGCAGTACCCGCACTGAATCGCGCCGGTCTCGACGAACGCTTCTTGCAGCGGGTGCAGGCCGTCGGCGCATCCCAGCGACTCGAGGGTGGTGATGGCGCGATCGCGGGCCTGTTCGGCCAGCATCACGCAGGTGGTTCGTGCCACGCCGTCGACCAGCACCGCGCAGGCGCCGCAGTCGCCGGTCTCGCAGCCGTGCTTCACGCTGCGCAGGCCTGCGGCGCGGAGCGCCTCGAGCAGGGTGTCGCCCGCGGCCGCGGGCAGCGCCGTGGCGGCGCCGTTCAGGGTGACGTTCACCATGTCGGGCATCTCAGGGCCTCCTCAAGCCAGGGTGCCCACGAGGGCGCGTCGCAGCAGCACGACGGCCATGTGGGCGCGGTACTCGGCGGTGGCGCGCACGTCTGCGGCCACGTTGATTCCTTCGGCGGCGTCAGCGCACGCCCGCTCGATGGCCCCGACGTCAGCGGGGCCTCCCTCGAGGGCCTTCTCGACCCGGGAGGCGCGGAAGGGGCGATGCGTCAGCCCGCCCAGCA
Protein-coding regions in this window:
- a CDS encoding (2Fe-2S)-binding protein, whose amino-acid sequence is MPDMVNVTLNGAATALPAAAGDTLLEALRAAGLRSVKHGCETGDCGACAVLVDGVARTTCVMLAEQARDRAITTLESLGCADGLHPLQEAFVETGAIQCGYCTPAMVMAACELLAQKPQPTEADVCDALSGTLCRCTGYVKPVAAVLQAAEKMRAQEVSK